The segment CCGATACCATTATCTCCAAGGCGAACAATGATCATATCTAGAATGGGAGCTTCAAAGGGGGTGTCAATTAATTGAACTTTTACCTGACTGCCAACCGGCGGTAGATTAGTCGTTTTTGACAGTAAATAAATGCCACCATCGGAAATGTCCTTTGTTTTCACTTCAACCGTACCTACATCCGGATGCGTTAGTTTAACGCTGGACATTAAATGTG is part of the sulfur-oxidizing endosymbiont of Gigantopelta aegis genome and harbors:
- a CDS encoding PilZ domain-containing protein, with protein sequence MSENQRKSVRTHLMSSVKLTHPDVGTVEVKTKDISDGGIYLLSKTTNLPPVGSQVKVQLIDTPFEAPILDMIIVRLGDNGIGLKFI